A window from Littorina saxatilis isolate snail1 linkage group LG9, US_GU_Lsax_2.0, whole genome shotgun sequence encodes these proteins:
- the LOC138975811 gene encoding septin-2-like isoform X5 — MLNGEDDDEFIGFATLPDQVHRKAVRRGFDFTLMVVGESGLGKSTLINSLFLTEMYKDRTVPPVLDMVNRTVAIEKKQLEIEEKGVRVKLTIVDTPGYNDAINAENSHTAIVDYVDQQFQQYYSDEIGLNRRNIVDNRVHCCLYFISPYGHGLKPADIAVMKKLHNKVNIVPLIAKSDMLTKPEQKRLKQRIIEEIDNNDIQIYEFPDCDSDEDDDFKQQDKELKAAVPFAVVGCNTVVEAGGKKIRGRAYPWGIVEVDNPTHCDFVRLRQMLISTHMQDLKDVTADVHYENFRASYIQGSMAEQQRERSKLKRDSKPNYDEIANADKLLEQKDAEIQRMQEMLAKMQEQLGQQQGQVNGKV, encoded by the exons GTGAATCAGGCTTGGGGAAATCCACCCTGATCAACAGTCTCTTTCTGACCGAGATGTACAAGGACCGAACAGTACCGCCTGTGCTGG ACATGGTGAATCGCACAGTGGCCATAGAGAAGAAGCAGCTGGAGATAGAGGAGAAAGGGGTGAGGGTCAAACTGACCATCGTGGACACACCTGGCTATAACGATGCCATCAACGCTGAAAACAG TCATACGGCCATAGTGGATTACGTGGACCAGCAGTTCCAGCAGTACTACAGCGACGAGATCGGTCTGAACCGTCGTAACATCGTGGACAATAGAGTGCACTGCTGTCTCTACTTCATCTCCCCCTATGGTCATGG GCTGAAACCCGCAGACATAGCAGTAATGAAAAAACTCCACAACAAAGTCAACATCGTACCACTGATAGCCAAGTCGGACATGCTCACCAAGCCAGAACAGAAGCGACTCAAACAGCGG ATCATTGAGGAAATAGACAACAATGACATTCAAATCTATGAGTTTCCTGACTGTGACAGCGACGAAGATGATGACTTCAAACAGCAAGACAAAGAACTGAAG GCGGCGGTACCATTTGCAGTGGTGGGCTGCAACACAGTGGTGGAGGCAGGGGGCAAGAAGATCAGGGGCAGAGCCTACCCCTGGGGCATTGTGGAAG TGGACAACCCGACCCACTGTGACTTTGTGAGATTACGACAAATGTTGATCAG cacacacatgcaagaTCTCAAAGACGTGACGGCAGATGTCCACTACGAGAATTTCCGTGCTTCATACATTCAGGGTTCCATGGCAGaacaacaaagagagagaag CAAGCTGAAGAGAGATTCCAAACCCAACTACGATGAAATTGCTAACGCAGACAAGCTCCTGGAACAGAAAGATGCTGAG ATCCAGCGTATGCAGGAGATGCTCGCCAAGATGCAGGAGCAGCTGGGCCAACAGCAGGGGCAGGTGAACGGCAAGGTCTGA